The following coding sequences lie in one Benincasa hispida cultivar B227 chromosome 6, ASM972705v1, whole genome shotgun sequence genomic window:
- the LOC120079520 gene encoding uncharacterized protein LOC120079520: MASLKTVSRLSSRLQSLAPKFNKRSSYSELSPFKSPCQSQPSTASTSRLPCTSRLPVELSSQGSLMPLHSAIAAARLISSLTIESQGWGLVPQGISMPL; this comes from the exons ATGGCGTCCTTAAAGACAGTCTCTCGGTTATCATCTCGCTTGCAATCCCTCGCTCCAAAGTTCAACAAAAGATCTTCATATTCTGAGCTATCTCCATTCAAATCCCCTTGTCAATCTCAGCCCTCCACAGCTTCTACATCGCGTCTACCTTGCACCTCGCG GTTACCAGTGGAGTTGAGTAGTCAGGGGTCACTGATGCCATTGCACAGCGCCATAGCCGCAGCAAGATTGATTTCAAGTCTGACCATTGAATCTCAAGGATGGGGTTTGGTTCCTCAGG